From the genome of Desulfonatronum thiosulfatophilum:
TTTCCGGGCATCCCAACAGCTGTCTGGTCTGCGCGCACCGGGAGGCCTGCGAGTCCTTCCGGCCCAAGGCGACCAAGGCCGGAAGGAGCACGCGCTGCGGGTTCTGCAGCAACAGAGAGGAGTGCGATCTCCGCACCATGGCCCTGGAGGCCGGGGACCGGGACCTGCGTCTGCCGACGCTCTACGGCGCGCACAACCTGGAACGCGGCGACCCGTTCATGGACCGGGACTACAATCTCTGCATCCTCTGCGCCCGGTGCTGGCGGATCTGCGAGAAGATTCACGGCAAACCGGCCATCAGCATCATCAACCGGGGCAAGGAAGCACGGGTGGGCACGGCGTTTCACAAGAGCCACGTCCATTCGGGATGCACCTTCTGCGGATCGTGCATCGACATCTGTCCCACCGGAACTCTCACGGATCGCTTCGCCCGCTGGCACGGCAAGCCGGACGCCAAGACCCCTTCCACCTGCCAGCTCTGCCCGGAAGGGTGCTCCATGATCGCCAAAGCCCGGTCCGGTCAGTTCGTGGCCGCGACCATGACCGCTTTCCGGCCCGAGGCCAGCCTGTGCGCCCTGGGGCGGTTCGGCTACGCCCAGCTGGTGAACGCGCCGACGCGGTTGTTGCGTCCTGCCATCCGTGAAAACGGCGATGCCTTCACGGTAGACTGGGCCTCGGCCCTGGATGCCGCCGCAAGCGGGCTGCGTCGGCATGCCGGAAAGATCGGCATTTTGATCAGCGAAGCCATATCCCGTGAGGAGCGATATCTCTACGAACAACTCGCCCGGGAATTGGACGCCCGAATTGCTGCTGTACCCACCGTGCCCGTTGGTCAGGAATCCCCCTTGCCCGAATGGGTCGCCGAAATCGGAAGCGACACGATCACGGCGATGATTCTCGGCGGCAACTTTCTGAACGCGGAGCAGCTCACGGCCCTGGAGTTTCTTGTGGTTCTCGACGGACTGCCGGGCCGTTCCCGGGACGTGGCCAACGTGCTGCTGCCCGTGGCCCTGCTTTCCGAAAACGCGGGTACATTTCGCAACGCCGCGGGCGAGGTCAAGCCTCTGACCAGAGTCAGCTCCGCGCCGGGGCAGGCCCGACCGGAATGGGAAATCCTGCGCGACCTGGGGCAGCGACTGGACTTTGCGACCATGCAGTTCGCTTCCCTGGAGGAAGTAAGCCGCGCCGTAGGCGATGAACCGGCCCCCGGGCCTTTTTCCAAAGCTCCGCGCCATGACGTTTTTGCCCTGCCGGCGACTTATCGAGGCCATCTGGTGGCGGATATCGTTCCCGCTCTGGAAGCTTTCGGGCTTCCCACAACGCCCCGACCGGTTCAAAGTGATGCCCCGGAAGACGCGCTGGCTGACGGCTTCGAGTTGCTGGAGAAGCGGGAACTGGTGCCGAACATGCACCTGCTCCGGATCAGGGCGCCGCAGATCGCCGCCCATGCCAAGCCCGGCCAGTTCGTGATCCTGATGGCCGGGGAAACCTCGGAACGCACGCCCTTCACCCTGGCGGACTGGAACGCGGACCAGGGCGACATCACCCTGATCATCGAGGAAGTGGGACGGTCCAGCCGGGAATTGATCTCCCTGCCCGTCGGAGCGCGACTGGCCCATGTCAGCGGGCCGCTGGGACAGCCCTTCGACATTCAAAAGAAGGGCACCGTGGTCCTGGGCGGCGGGTGCTACGGCATCGGCGGCATTCTGCCTTTGGCCCGTGCCTTGAAACAGGCTGGAAACAGGGTGATCAGCGTCATTGAGGCCTCCAGTTCCTACCTGCTCTTCTGGGAAGAAGAGCTGCGGGCCGTGAGCGATGAAACGCGCATCGCCACCAAGGACGGCAGCAGGGGAACGCGCGGCGGGGTGCAGGAGGTCTTTGAGCAGTTGTACCGCCATGAAGGGCCGGTGGACATGTTCATTGCCATGGGCTGCACCTTCATGATGCGCATGACCACGGAACTGACCAGATCCTGGAAGGTGCCCACCTTCGTGGCCCTGAACCCGATCATGGTCGACGGCACCGGGATGTGCGGGGCCTGCCGGGTTTCCATTCACGAGGAGACGAAGTTCGCCTGCATTGACGGCCCGTTCTTCGACGCCCACGGCGTGGACTGGGACGAGCTGGACTGCCGACGCAGCGCCTACGCCCGGGAAGAAGTGGAAGCCCTGCCCCAGGCCGCGGACTTGAATGCGTTGATGTTCCCGGAGGCCGCACATCAGGGGTGCGGGTGCGGTCGATAGCGGTCCAGGATGCGGAGTTCAACGGTATCGGGTGCAACGTCCTACCGGCCGAAACGATAATCAGGTACGAAGTTCAGGAAGTGAGACATGCAGGCTGAAGAAATGATTTCATCTCCGGATAGCCCGGCCAGGCCGAAAAAAGGAAAGCGGCCGATGATTCCCCGCCAGCCCATGCCGGAGCAGGATCCCCGGCGGCGGCGGTACAATTTCGAGGAGGTCCCTCGGGGGTATTCCGAGGAAACCGCCATGCTCGAGGCCGGTCGTTGTCTGCGATGCAAGAAGGCCGGCTGCGTCAAGGGCTGCCCGGTGAACATCAATATTCCGGCTTTTGTCGCCCTGATTGCCGAGGGGCATTTTGCCGAGGCCGCGGACAAGCTCAAGGAGCAGAACGCCCTGCCCGCTGTATGCGGCAGGGTCTGCCCCCAGGAGAGCCAGTGCGAGGCCGGATGCATCCTGGGCAAGAAGGGCGACCCCGTGGCCATAGGTCGTCTGGAGCGCTTTGCCGCGGATTACGCCCGGACTCATGGCCATGAACCTCTGGCCTGCGCCGCGGAGCCCAGCGGCAAACGCGTGGCCGTGGTGGGCGCCGGTCCGGCGGGCATCACCGTGGCCGGGGATCTGGCGCGGTGGGGGCACCATGTGGTTGTTTTCGAGGCCCTGCACCTGGCCGGGGGCGTGCTGATGTACGGCATTCCGCAGTTCCGGCTGCCCAAGGAAATCGTGCAGTACGAGATCAGCAACCTGAAAAAGCATGGCGTGGAAATCCGCACGGACATGGCCATCGGCATGACCCAGACCGTGGATCAGCTCCTGGAAAACGAATTCGACGCCGTATTTATCGGAACCGGGGCCGGATTGCCCATGTTCTTGAACATCCCGGGGGAAAACGCCATCGGTGTCTTTTCGGCCAACGAATTCCTGACCCGGATCAATCTGATGAAGGCCTACGACTTTCCTCGCTACGCCACGGCCCCGATCCGCCCGAAACGGGCCATAACCGTGGGCGGCGGGAACGTGGCCATGGATTCGGCCCGGACGGCGCTGCGTCTGGGCGCGGAATCACTGATCGTCTATCGTCGCGGCATGGAAGAAATGCCGGCCCGGGTCGAGGAAGTGCACCACGCCCAGGAAGAAGGCGTGGAGTTTCATCTTTTAACCGCGCCTAAACGGATCGTTACCGATGGTCGGAACCGGGTCACGGGTATGGAATGTCTGCGCATGGAACTGGGTGAGCCCGGACCACGGGGACGCAGGCGGCCCGTGCCGGTGGAGGGCAGCGAATTCATCATCCCGGCGGATACCGTCATTGTGGCCGTCGGCAACCGCCCCAACCCCCTGGTCCCGAGAACGTCGTCGGGCATGGAAGTAAGCAGCCGGGGAACCGTGATCGCGAATGAAAATACCATGATGACCTCCAAGCCCGGCGTTTTCGCCGGGGGGGACATCGTTTCCGGCGCGGCCACGGTGATCAGCGCCATGGGCCAGGGCAAACAGGCGGCCCGAGCCATGCACAAATACATGACCGGCGAAGAACCGCCGTGTGTTTGAGTCCCAGTAAATCATGATCTGGTTTGACTGAGGTCCGGCTTGCCTTAATTTTGCGGTCTCACAAACTCCTTCGCCGGCTTCGTAACATCGAACCATTGCGTGAATAAACAGCAATTGGTGCTTCAAGCGCATGGCAATGGTTCGATGAACGAATCCTGGCTCAGTCAAACATGCGAGACCGCAAAATCAAGGCAAGCCGGACCAGTTCTCGACTCATGACCAGAATTTGCTGAATAATCAGTTCCCAGAGATCATTCGACCAAAGAGGAGTTGGAAACATGCATGAACTTTCCGTACAAACGCCGCAACGTGAGTTCATGGTTGATATTACTGCGCAGGTGCAGGATTTCGTTCGCAACCGTGAACTCCGCAACGGCATGGTGATCCTGTTCTGTCCGCATACCACCGCCGGATTGACCATCAATGAAAATGCCGACCCCACGGTTACCCGGGATATTCTGACGACCCTGAGGCGGCTTATCCCGCATCAGGGCGACTACCAGCATGCTGAAGGCAATAGCGACGCCCATGTGAAAGCCGGCCTTATGGGCTCGGACCTCCGAATTTTAGTGGAGGAGGGGAGGCTGATGCTGGGGATGTGGCAAGGCATCTTTCTGACGGAATTCGACGGGCCGCGGTCTCGCAAGGTATGGATCCAGTGGTTCGCCTCATCGACGGCAGCCTGAGAACAACCCGCTATCATGCCCATGCCCACTGACGACCTGCTGAAACCCATACCGGAATATTGCGTCACGGATCGAAGATTGCTGATCTGTGTCGGCGAGGATCCGGCGCTGCTGCATGGCGTTCGGTTCGTGAGCAGTTTCTTCCAGCCGGCCCCGGATCTGCGCATCGACCTCGCCTTCACGCCCGGGGCCGGACTTCGCAATGGAGATCCGAACCGCCTCTCATCGGACGAGGCCCGGAAATGGGCCACATCCATGCTCATGGAAAAAGGTTTCACCGTGGGCGCTCCACGCAGCGACGACGTCTGGGAGCCTGTTTTGAGCATCCGCGATATCGCTCTGATTGCTGAAAAACATAGATACGACGCCGTTTTGCTGGGCCGCAGGGCGATCCATCGCCTGGAGGAGCATCTGGACACGGAATTCAATGAGGCCGTTTTTGACCGGCACCTGGACTTTCCGTTTTGGATCTGCAGGGAGCCGGATTCGACCCGAACCAATGTGCTGCTTTGCGTGGACGGTTCCAAGCCGGGATTATGCGCCGCGGATCATGTCGGTTGGATATGCGCTTCCGAAAGCCGGCACCAAATATGCGTCGCCTACCTTGCCGCCCCGGAAAAGCGCGATTACCGCGACGAAATCCTGATTCTCGACAATGCGGTGAAGATGCTTCAGGTGAACGGAATTCCCGAATCACGGATCACGACCAAGGTGCTTGTGGAAAAGGATTACGCCCGTGGTATTCTTGAGGAGGCGCAACGGGGCAGGTACGCAGTTGTAGCCGTAGGGCGCGCCGGGGCCGGCCGGGGCATGATGGTCGAACGGCAGTTCGGGTCGATCAGCCTGCTGCTGGCCCGCAAGCTGGAGGGAGCGAGTTTGTGGGTTTGCGGCTACCCTTGCAAGCTCTAGCATCCGGTTGGTGGCACCGAGACCCTTGGTTTTACGCTCTCCTGGCCCTGGGACCCTTGGCCTGGCTGCTCCCGGAACCCGTGTTCCGCATCGCGATCTGGCGTTTGACGATCATGGCCCTGGCAGAGGAACTCCTCTTTCGCGGTCTGATCCAACAGTTCATGCTGCGCAGGCCTTTGTTTCAGCACCGCCTTGGACCGCTGACCCTGGCCAACGTGGCGGCTTCCATCCTCTTTGTGCTGGCGCACCTGGTCGCTCAACCTCCTTTGTGGGCAGCGGCCGTTTTTATCCCGTCGCTGATTTTCGGGTGGATCTGGGACAGACATGGCCGGGTTGTTCCCTGCACCATGGTTCATTTCTGGTATAATCTCTGTTTTTTTTTACCGCTTTCAGCTATAGGCAGTGCATTATCAACATGCGACGCCGTCAATTCCTGACCATGGCCGCCGGATTGGCCGCCAGAGCCGTCACAGCGGGCTGTTTCGGCACGACTTTTCTTGCCCCCCCTGTCCTGCATGCCAGACAGGATTTTCCCGCTCCCCGTCAAGAAACCTACCGGGTGATCAACACCTATCCGCATGACCCCAAGGCCTTCACCCAGGGGCTGTTTTTTCACGAGGGCCGTCTCTACGAGAGCACCGGAGGCTGGGGCAGCTCCTCGTTGCGTAAAGTCGAGCTGGAGACCGGCCGGGTGCTCAGGATACATCATCTGCCCGCGCGATACTTCGGCGAGGGGCTGGCCTTGTGGCAGAATCGCCTGATCCAGGTCACATGGAAATCCGGAACCGGCTTTGTCTACGATCTGGAGACGTTTGAACAGCTGGAGACTTTTTCCTATCCCGGAGAGGGCTGGGGGCTGACCCAGGACGACCAGGGACTGATCCTCAGTGACGGTTCCAACATCCTGCGTCGGCTCGATCCGACCACATTTCAGGAAACGGGCCGGATCGCGGTGCACTATGAAGGGCGGCCGATGCGGGGCCTGAATGAGCTGGAATACATTGAGGGCGAGGTGTGGGCCAAGGTATTTCCCACGGAGGATATGGTGCGCATTGATCCGCAAACCGGTCACGTGCTGTCCCGGGTAGTCTTGACCGGCATTCTTGGCCCGCGGCGGTTGCCCCATGACGCCGTACCCAACGGCATTGCCTACGACGCCGCGACGCAGCGCATTTTCGTCACGGGCAAGCTATGGCCCGTTCTGTTTGAAATTCGGGTCATTCCCAGGTAAGCGTCACATCGCATTGATACATATTCACCAACCTTCGGGCACAAGAAGAGAAGAGCATACACATGAACCAACTCGTCGGCGTGATCTCGGACACCCATGGGCTGCTGCGATCCAGCGCAATGAACATACTCAAGACGTGCGACCTGATCCTCCATGCCGGCGACATTTGCGGTCAGGAGATCATTGACGAACTGCAGGCTCTGCAGCAGACCGTCTTTGTGCGTGGCAACATGGACCGGTTCCCTTCCGGGGGGGCAATTCATAGCACAGCATCCTTGGAAATCGCCGGTGTGCATTTCTTCATGCTTCATGATGTATCCCAATTGGATCTTGATCCGAAAGCCGCGGGAATCGACGTCGTAATTTACGGGCACTCCCACAGCCCGGACATCTCCTACAGAGACGACGTTCTCTTTCTCAACCCCGGCAGCATTGGTCCGAAACGATTTTCTCTGCCTATTTCCATGGCTGTGATCCGTGTCGAGAACCAGGTTCTGCATCCCGAATTAATCACTTTGGACGACTAAGTGCGGTTCCACGCCGGAGCCGAGCCGTCGGAACAACGGACAAATCGCTCCTGCACCCACTTTCAATAGACATGATCATGACACGCAGACAAATGGAGGCGAATACATAATGCCGATCATCATGGGCACGGCGGGGCATATCGACCACGGCAAGACCAGCTTGGTGAAAGCCTTGACCGGCATAGACTGCGACCGCCTGCAGGAAGAGAAAAAGCGGGGCATCACCATCGAGCTCGGCTTTGCCTTTCTGGATCTGCCCGGCGGCATACGGCTCGGGGTGGTGGACGTGCCCGGCCATGAGCGATTCGTCAAGAACATGGTGGCCGGAGCCGCGGGAATCGATTTCGTGGTTCTGGTAATTGCGGCGGACGAGGGCGTCATGCCCCAGACGCGCGAGCATTTGGAAATCTGCACGCTGCTGGGCATCCGGCGCGGGCTGGTGGCGCTGACCAAGGTGGATATGGTTGATGAGGAGTGGCTGGAGCTTGTTCAGGAAGACGTGCGCGCCTTTCTGGAGCCCACCTTTCTTGGCGAGGCCCCGGTGGTCCCTGTTTCCGCCCACAAGGGGCTGGGCCTTGAGGAACTCCGGCAGCGGATCTCCGCCCTGGCAGGGGAGTTCCAGCGGGATTCCCGTTCCGACGTTTTTCGCTTGCCCATTGACCGGATTTTCACCATGCGCGGCCATGGCACCGTGGCGACGGGCACCCTGGTCTCGGGCACGCTCAAGGTGGGCGACGAGCTGGAGATTACGCCGTGGTCCCTCAAAAGCAAGGTCCGCGGCCTGCAGGTGCACGGTGATTCCCAGGAACGGGCCGAGGTCGGGCAGCGGACCGCCGTCAACCTGCATGGTCTGGAAGTGGAGGAGTTGGAACGGGGCATGGTCCTGACCCATCCGGGAAGCCTGTTCCCCAGCACCACTTGGGATGTGGAATTGACCTGCCTGCCCTCCACGCCCAAAGCATTGAAGCATCGCACCCAGATCCACTTTCACCACGGCACCAAGGAGACATTGGCCCGTATCTATTTCCTGGACCGCGACAAGCTGGAACCGGGCGATACGGCCATGACCCAGGTCCGTTTCGAAGAACCCATGGTCGGCATGTACGGCGACCGGTGCGTTCTGCGGTCATTCTCCCCGCTACGCACCGTGGCCGGTGGAAAGGTGGTCAATCCCCTGGGCCGCAAGGTGAAACGCTTTTCCGCCGTGGTGGACAAGCTGGCTGCGTTGGGTGAAGCCTTGGGCGACCAGCGCATTCTGCTTCAGCTTGAGCTTGCCGGACTGTCCGGACTGACCTTCGCGCAACTGCGAGCCCTGACCTGCCTGGATACCAAGGAGCTGGAAAAGCTCCTCCAAACCCTGGGTGGCAGACAGGATGCCTTTTTGTTCGAACGGGACAACAGGACCTATGTCCATGGACGCCTGGTTCAGGAGCTGTGCGCGGGCATCGTGGAGTTTACGGCTGATTTTCACCGCAGGGAACCCATGAAACAGGGAATTTCACGCAGCGCCCTGGCTTCCGGATGGGGCCGGAAGCTGCATCCGAAGCTGTTTCACTTCGTCCTGGAGCGCACCCAGAAACAGGGTGAACTGACCGCGGACGGCGATCTGTTTCGTCTTCCGACCCACAAGGTATCCCTGGCCTCGGACCAAGCCAAGCTGCGAAGCGCAATTTTGGACGCATTCAGGAAAGGTGGCGTGACGCCGCCCAACGTCAAGGACGTTCTGGCGCCGTTGGACCTGGAAATGAAGGACGCCGCGCCGGTCTTTCGTCTGCTTCAGGAGCAGGGCGAACTGGTCAAAGTCAAGGAGGACATGTTTTTCACCACCGAGGCCATGAACCAGCTCAAGGGAATGATCCGGGACTTTTTCCGCGACAAGGAGGAAATGGAGCCGTCGGACTTCAAGACCGTAACCGGCCTGACCAGAAAATTCTCGATTCCCCTGCTGGAATACCTGGACAAGGAGAAGATGACCGTGCGTGTAGGCGACAAGCGCCGGCTGCGTTCTGGAGGATGAGGTCTACTGGACGGTGACGTTGCAGGAGCCCTCGTCTTCGCCCACTGCCTTGATCAGATATTCGCGCACGCTGCTTAAGGTGTTCGCGAAGAGCTTTGCTCCAGCCAGGGTGGTGAACGGGTTGTCCCGGTCTCCGCAACAGTAGGCGAAGGCCGGGCCGATGGCCTGGGTGGGGTCGTTGTCCGGCTCGAGGGCGGCCATGGCCTGGACATACGTTTCCAGACGGGATTTCAGGATCTTGAAATATTCGATGTCCTTGCCGATGAGCAGGGACGTGGTTTGGGAAATGTTTTCGGAAAACTCCCGCATCGCCTGCCAGTAGGGTTCCTGGATCTGGTCCTTGAGCGGATCCTCCTGGAGATAGAAGGAAATAGCCCACCCCGTGCTCACGATTTTGAGCAGCTGCAGTTCATACTCCACGGTATTCAGATCCACTTGCCCATCCTGGGGCAGACCCTGGAGCAGCCACTTGATGTCCTCGCGGTCCAGAGCAAAGTTATACAGATTTTCCGCATACGGGTTGAGGAGGGCAGGTTGTTTGCCGCTATCGTTCATTATTCAATATCTCCGTGGAATGAATTCTTGTTTTGTTGATCGTTGTGCATGTCAGGCTCAGCGGGCCGTAAAGAATTATTCAACATAGAGCGGGGTTTGTCCGGCATGATTCACAGCGGATATCCCCTTGGCGTGAGCATCCGGTTGCCGAGAAAACGGGTCTGGCTGTTGCCGATAAACAGAATGCTGAGCATGTCCACGCGTTCGACGGGTACCTGATGCAAAGGGAAGACCGAAACTTCCTGGTCCGGTCGGTAGGCGTTGCGTACCAGGCCCACCGGGGTCTCCGGACTCTTGAAGCGCAACGCGATGTCCACGGCCTGGGCAAGTTGCCGGTCCCGCCCCTTGGAGCGCGGGTTATAGAGAACAAGAACGAAATCAGCCCGGCTGGCGAGCTCGATGCGTTGGACGATCCGTTTCCAGGGCGTGAGCAGGTCGCTGAGGCTGATCACCGCGAAATCATGCATCAACGGCGCGCCCAGGAGGCCTGCCGCCGCCGCAAGGGCCGGAACGCCGGAAATGACTTCACATTCCACTCGGTCCAGGGCGCCGAGCTGCTCCAGGACTTCCAGACATGGACCGGCCATTCCGTAGATTCCGGCATCGCCGCTGCTGACCAGCGCGGTATTCACTCCCTCCAAGGCCAGTTCCACGGCCCGGTTGCAACGTTCAATCTCCCGGCGCATGCCCGAGGCCAACACTTCCTTGCCGGCCAGAATCTCCAAGGGGATCAGGTCGATATACACGCTGTATCCCACGATGGCTTGCGATTGTTCAAGAGCCTGGAGAGCCTGGGGCGTCAGCAGGTCGCTGCTTCCGGGGCCGAGGCCGACGATTTTGAGCCAGCCGGGGCCGGAAACATTCGCGGGAGATTTTTCAGCTACATCCATTTTTTTCTTGTCCATTTCAAGTTGTCACACATCTTTTCTCGCCACGGCCAGGGTCAGGCCGTCGCCCTTCACCTTGGGGACCAGCAGTGGGGATGTTCCTCCGAGAAGCAGCGCGGCTGCTTCGCAGACGCTGGCCGTGCCGATCAGCCGCCGCGCCACGGCCGAAGGGTGAGGCGTGGACACCCCGGCAAGTTCCTCGGCGGAAAAAAAAGCGGCATCGACCTGCAAAACGTCCAACGCCTCCCGCACTCCTGCCTCGCCGGCCCTGGATCGAATCGTGCCCAAAGCGGCCAGGCTCTGCAGGGCCAAGCCGCTTTGGGCAAAGACCGTTTCGATGAACCGGAGAACGTCTGCCCCGGCGACGCCGCGGTGACAGCCCAATCCGGCCACCAGACAGCGCGGATGCAGGCACAAAGTGAATGGTGCGTCGCCTGGCGCATCATTGCGCCAGGAAACCCAGATGCCGGGTTGCGCATTTTGCCACTGCGAGGGGTTGTCAACCGGCGTGAAATGCGCCTCATGGCCGGACATGCGGATCGAGGGCCGGAGGCGATCTTCCGGATCCCAGAGCTGTACGCTGTCCTTGTCCAGCATGGCCGCGACAACGGTTTTCAGCAGTCGCGGAGGATGCGGCGCCAGATTGAGATCCCTTGCCAGCAGATCCAGAGCCGGCAGCCCTTCGGTATCCGTGGCCGTGGTGATCACGGCCTCTCCGTTTGTCATTCGCGCGACCTCTTCGGCCAGGGCATTGGCTCCGCCCATATGCCCGCCCAGAAGGCTGATCACGTGCCGACCGTCCTGATCCAGGACCACCACGGCCGGATCCGTGGTCTTGCTGTTCAGGACAGGCGCGACGCACCGCACCACAATGCCGGTGGCGGCAATGCAGACATGACGCCGGAAGCAGCGAAACTGCGCCGCAAAAGTCTGGGCAAACCCCTGGAACGATCGTTCGGATTCACACCGGAGATGCTTTTGCGGAACAAAAAGGGTTGCGTTCAGGCGCGAAGTCAACGACCGCCCCAGATCGCAACCCTTTGCGTTCAAGGCCCAGACCGCAGTGGAGGCTTCGGAATCCACTGCGGTCCGGCGCTTTTCAGAAGTGCACGGTGCGGCAGGCGTCCAGGGTTTTCTCAAAATCCTCGTCCGTATGGGCAAAGGAAGTGAACGCGCATTCAAAACCCGAGGGCGCAAGAGCCACCCCGGCGTCACGCATCTGGCGGAAAAAACTGGCGTACGTCACGGCGTCCGCCTTGGAAGCCGAGGCAAAGTCCGTAACCGGATCCGTGGCAAAAAAGAGGGTGAAGAGCGAAGCCATGCAGTTCAGCTGCACTTGCACGCCGCGCTCTTCCAGAACGCTCTTCAACTCGCCGGCCAGGGCCTTGGTTCTCCTGGTCAAATCCATGTAATCGGCCTTGCCCAACTCCCGCAAGGTGGCCACGCCCGCGGCCATGGCCACGGGATTACCGGAAAGCGTTCCGGCCTGATAAACGTCGCCGCAGGGAGCGATGCGGGACATGATCTCCCGGCGTCCGCCGTAGGCGCCTACGGGAAAGCCGCCGCCGATGATTTTGCCCAGGCAGGTCAGATCCGGAACGATGCCGAAGACATTCTGCGCCCCGCCGTAAGTCAGACGGAAGCCGGTGATCACTTCGTCAAAGATGAGCAGGGCGCCATGACGCTGGGTCAGCACGCGGAGGGTGGGCAGAAAGCCGGGTTGCGGCAGGACCATGCCCATGTTTCCGGCCACGGGCTCGACAATGACCGCGGCGATCTCGTCGCCGTGGGTTCGAAAAAGCGCCTCCACGGCGTCCAGATCATTGTACGGGGCCAGGAGCGTATCCGCGACCACGGCCTCGGGCACTCCCGGGGTGCCGGGAATGGACAGGGTGGCCACGCCGGAACCGGCGCTGGCCAGAAACGCATCGCTGTGGCCGTGGTAGCAGCCCTCAAACTTGAGCACCTTGTTTCGGCCGGTGTAACCCCGCGCAAGGCGCAGTGCACTCATGGTCGCCTCGGTGCCGGAATTCACCATCCGAACCATGTCTACCCCGGGCAGCGCGGCCACCAGCATTTCCGCCAGCTCGATCTCGGCCTGGCAGGGAGCACCGAAGCTCGCACCCTGATCCACGGCCTGATGCACGGCTTCCACCACCGCGGGATGCGAGTGGCCCAGGAGCATCGGTCCCCAGGACATGACGTAGTCAATGAGTTCCCGGCCCTCCACGGTCCACATCCGTGAACCATTGGCGCGGGTTATGAACAGGGGCTCGCTTTGCACGCTCAGGCAGGCGCGCACCGGGCTGTTCACCCCACCGGGGATCAGTTCCTGGGCCTTGGCAAACAACGTTCTGGAGTCAGTCATGCTTTCACCTCGATATATTTGTTTCAATTCTTAAAAATAAGCCATAGAGGTTTTTTTCAGCTCCTTGCGACTGAGGAGGATATCGTATTGCGGCACTTGGGCTATTTTAGAGAGGTTCTCCACCACGCTCAGACATTCCTCCCGGCTGCGGGCGTGAACCATGGTGTACAG
Proteins encoded in this window:
- the selB gene encoding selenocysteine-specific translation elongation factor: MPIIMGTAGHIDHGKTSLVKALTGIDCDRLQEEKKRGITIELGFAFLDLPGGIRLGVVDVPGHERFVKNMVAGAAGIDFVVLVIAADEGVMPQTREHLEICTLLGIRRGLVALTKVDMVDEEWLELVQEDVRAFLEPTFLGEAPVVPVSAHKGLGLEELRQRISALAGEFQRDSRSDVFRLPIDRIFTMRGHGTVATGTLVSGTLKVGDELEITPWSLKSKVRGLQVHGDSQERAEVGQRTAVNLHGLEVEELERGMVLTHPGSLFPSTTWDVELTCLPSTPKALKHRTQIHFHHGTKETLARIYFLDRDKLEPGDTAMTQVRFEEPMVGMYGDRCVLRSFSPLRTVAGGKVVNPLGRKVKRFSAVVDKLAALGEALGDQRILLQLELAGLSGLTFAQLRALTCLDTKELEKLLQTLGGRQDAFLFERDNRTYVHGRLVQELCAGIVEFTADFHRREPMKQGISRSALASGWGRKLHPKLFHFVLERTQKQGELTADGDLFRLPTHKVSLASDQAKLRSAILDAFRKGGVTPPNVKDVLAPLDLEMKDAAPVFRLLQEQGELVKVKEDMFFTTEAMNQLKGMIRDFFRDKEEMEPSDFKTVTGLTRKFSIPLLEYLDKEKMTVRVGDKRRLRSGG
- the cobJ gene encoding precorrin-3B C(17)-methyltransferase, which produces MDKKKMDVAEKSPANVSGPGWLKIVGLGPGSSDLLTPQALQALEQSQAIVGYSVYIDLIPLEILAGKEVLASGMRREIERCNRAVELALEGVNTALVSSGDAGIYGMAGPCLEVLEQLGALDRVECEVISGVPALAAAAGLLGAPLMHDFAVISLSDLLTPWKRIVQRIELASRADFVLVLYNPRSKGRDRQLAQAVDIALRFKSPETPVGLVRNAYRPDQEVSVFPLHQVPVERVDMLSILFIGNSQTRFLGNRMLTPRGYPL
- a CDS encoding cobalt-precorrin 5A hydrolase, which translates into the protein MRKPWTPAAPCTSEKRRTAVDSEASTAVWALNAKGCDLGRSLTSRLNATLFVPQKHLRCESERSFQGFAQTFAAQFRCFRRHVCIAATGIVVRCVAPVLNSKTTDPAVVVLDQDGRHVISLLGGHMGGANALAEEVARMTNGEAVITTATDTEGLPALDLLARDLNLAPHPPRLLKTVVAAMLDKDSVQLWDPEDRLRPSIRMSGHEAHFTPVDNPSQWQNAQPGIWVSWRNDAPGDAPFTLCLHPRCLVAGLGCHRGVAGADVLRFIETVFAQSGLALQSLAALGTIRSRAGEAGVREALDVLQVDAAFFSAEELAGVSTPHPSAVARRLIGTASVCEAAALLLGGTSPLLVPKVKGDGLTLAVARKDV
- the hemL gene encoding glutamate-1-semialdehyde 2,1-aminomutase produces the protein MTDSRTLFAKAQELIPGGVNSPVRACLSVQSEPLFITRANGSRMWTVEGRELIDYVMSWGPMLLGHSHPAVVEAVHQAVDQGASFGAPCQAEIELAEMLVAALPGVDMVRMVNSGTEATMSALRLARGYTGRNKVLKFEGCYHGHSDAFLASAGSGVATLSIPGTPGVPEAVVADTLLAPYNDLDAVEALFRTHGDEIAAVIVEPVAGNMGMVLPQPGFLPTLRVLTQRHGALLIFDEVITGFRLTYGGAQNVFGIVPDLTCLGKIIGGGFPVGAYGGRREIMSRIAPCGDVYQAGTLSGNPVAMAAGVATLRELGKADYMDLTRRTKALAGELKSVLEERGVQVQLNCMASLFTLFFATDPVTDFASASKADAVTYASFFRQMRDAGVALAPSGFECAFTSFAHTDEDFEKTLDACRTVHF